GTCAAGACCTCGTCCTGACCTCCGCGACCAGCGCCGTCCACGCGGCGGCGCTGGTCCGCAGGACCCGGTGGCCGGGATCGCCCGGTTCGCCGGGGTCGCCGCGCTCCGCGACGAGGACCCGGCCGTCGGGGGCGACGGCGACGTAGACGCAGGAGTTGCCCTCGGCGCAGTAGGAGGACCGGTACCAGTCGTGGTGGGTCATGGGGCTTCCTTTCGCAGGTGTCGGGCGATGTCGGCGATCAGGTCTCGTGTGTGATCCGGGGGCAGGGACACCGCTTCGATGCGTTCGAAGAGGAGCCGATACTTGGCGAGTTGGGACTCGGCGTCCAGGAACACCACACCCGTGACTCAGCCGGACTGGCGGGGGTCAAGACCTCGTCCTGACCTCCGCGACCAGCGCCGTCCACGCGGCGGCGCTGGTCCGCAGGACCCGGTGGCCGGGATCGCCCGGTTCGCCGGGGTCGCCGCGCTCCGCGACGAGGACCCGGCCGTCGGGGGCGACGGCGACGTACACGCACGCATTGCCCTCCGCGCAGTAGGAGGACCGCTGCCAGGTGTGATCGGGCATGGCTGTTCCCTTCACAGGTCCCGGGCGGCTGCCACGATCAGATCGCGTGTGCGTTCCGGGGACA
This region of Streptomyces sp. NBC_00513 genomic DNA includes:
- a CDS encoding DUF397 domain-containing protein; translation: MPDHTWQRSSYCAEGNACVYVAVAPDGRVLVAERGDPGEPGDPGHRVLRTSAAAWTALVAEVRTRS
- a CDS encoding DUF397 domain-containing protein — encoded protein: MTHHDWYRSSYCAEGNSCVYVAVAPDGRVLVAERGDPGEPGDPGHRVLRTSAAAWTALVAEVRTRS
- a CDS encoding Scr1 family TA system antitoxin-like transcriptional regulator, translating into MVFLDAESQLAKYRLLFERIEAVSLPPDHTRDLIADIARHLRKEAP